From a single Cyprinus carpio isolate SPL01 chromosome A3, ASM1834038v1, whole genome shotgun sequence genomic region:
- the LOC122138670 gene encoding LOW QUALITY PROTEIN: CREB-binding protein-like (The sequence of the model RefSeq protein was modified relative to this genomic sequence to represent the inferred CDS: deleted 3 bases in 2 codons) → MEMEEKKPEIKTNPKEEEMSSTNSTAPSAFPTEPKHFLHLRRLMELMCVSSACKSRNVDPIVPFLPPGLCTNGFDFPTYRYVTGHIWAFPPSEGDDYIFHCHPSDQKIPKPKRLQEWYRKMLDKAFAERILHDYKDIFKQATGDRLTSANELPYFEGDFWPNVLEESIKELEQEEEERKKEENTASVETTEGTQVDSKNAKKKNNKKTNKNKSSMIRAKQKKPGMPNVANDLSQKLYATMEKHKEVFFVIHLHAGPMINTLPPIMDTDPLLTCYLMDGRDAFLTLARDKHWEFSSLRRCKFSSMCMLVELHNQGHDQFVYTCNVCKHHVETRWHCIVCKDFDLCINCYNSKGHEYQMVKWGLGLDDNSNNQGGEANKSPQESRRLSIQRCIQSLVHACQCRNANCSLPSCQKMKRVVQHTKGCKRKTNGGCPVCKQLIALCCYHAKHCQENKCPVPFCLNIKHKLWQQQIQQRLQQAQMMRRRMVLMQGRGMPPSLPSPTTSGGPGTPNSQQLQQPNTPQASQSLAQPASPSRRIRMWLEWCKPFPNQMPTPGPQGKPGPQSSPLPQQQSPPAHAASTTATALSAATAGFEGCETNRDDDQSSAAATAAARVQDEYERERHVNCMNQPRMMTPMQMMAPRGPQMVQSMQPGQWQAGMQGSMQNPQAPQPQQVPPQQMAMAPQQSQVTQTPQQAQMMQRAMMQQQQQPRQMQAVMPPPTGATTRPQQQPRAATATTGRAMPPGQGRFPQPQGPASYSQIRMQQQMAMQGGAGPMGQMQPMAQMGQTGMSMDAQQNMLQQRMLQQQQQQQQQMLKQQMGSPAQAASMSPQPHMLAGQPQGAHLPGQAMANVLGNQVRSPAPVHSPRPPSQEPPHSSPSLRMQPQHHPSLAGAMPGPMDQAHLCTPEQSAMLPQLNTPNRGGLTNDLSMVGDTPRKTR, encoded by the exons ATGGAGATGGAGGAGAAGAAACCAGAGATAAAGACCAATCCAAAAGAGGAGGAAATGTCCAGCACCAACAGCACTGCACCATCAGCTTTTCCTACAGAACCAAAGCACTTTTTGCATTTGAGGAGACTGATGGAGTTGATGTGTGTTTCTTCGGCATGCAAGTCCAGGAATGTGGATCCGATTGTCCCTTTCCTACCACCAG GGTTATGCACTAATGGATTTGATTTTCCCACCTACAGGTATGTGACTGGTCATATTTGGGCCTTCCCACCTAGTGAAGGAGATGACTACATCTTCCACTGTCACCCTTCTGATCAGAAGATTCCCAAGCCTAAAAGACTGCAGGAGTGGTACCGCAAAATGCTGGACAAAGCCTTTGCAGAAAGAATACTCCATGACTATAAG GACATATTTAAGCAGGCCACAGGGGATCGGCTTACAAGTGCCAACGAGCTGCCCTAT TTTGAGGGTGATTTTTGGCCCAATGTTCTGGAGGAAAGCATCAAGGAGCTGgagcaagaggaggaggagaggaagaaggAGGAGAATACAGCCTCCGTTGAGACAACAGAG GGAACCCAAGTTGACAGCAAGAACgccaaaaaaaagaacaat aaaaagaccaaTAAAAATAAGAGCAGCATGATCCGCGCAAAACAAAAGAAGCCTGGGATGCCGAATGTAGCTAATGACCTGTCCCAGAAGCTATATGCAACAATGGAGAAGCACAAAGAG GTCTTCTTCGTGATCCACCTGCATGCTGGTCCAATGATCAACACCCTGCCTCCGATCATGGATACTGACCCACTGCTGACCTGCTATCTGATGGACGGCCGTGATGCCTTCCTGACACTGGCCAGGGACAAGCACTGGGAGTTCAGTTCCCTACGCCGATGCAAATTTAGCTCTATGTGCATGCTGGTGGAGCTACACAATCAGGGCCATGACCAATTTGTGTACACTTGCAACGTATGCAAGCACCATGTAGAGACACGCTGGCATTGCATCGTTTGCAAG GACTTTGATCTATGCATTAACTGCTACAACTCCAAGGGCCATGAGTACCAAATGGTGAAGTGGGGTTTGGGCCTGGACGACAACAGCAACAACCAGGGTGGCGAGGCCAACAAGAGTCCTCAGGAGAGTCGACGCCTCAGCATCCAACGCTGCATCCAGTCACTGGTGCATGCCTGCCAGTGCCGCAATGCCAACTGTTCTCTGCCATCTTGTCAGAAGATGAAGCGTGTGGTGCAGCATACCAAGGGCTGCAAGCGCAAGACCAATGGAGGCTGCCCCGTTTGCAAACAACTCATCGCGTTGTGCTGCTACCATGCCAAACACTGCCAGGAGAACAAGTGCCCCGTGCCCTTCTGTCTCAATATAAAGCACAAGCTGTGGCAGCAGCAGATTCAACAGCGGCTGCAGCAGGCGCAGATGATGCGGCGGCGAATGGTGCTCATGCAGGGCAGAGGAATGCCTCCCAGTCTGCCCTCCCCAACTACCTCAGGAGGTCCAGGGACGCCAAACtctcagcagctgcagcagccTAATACACCTCAGGCCTCGCAGTCATTAGCCCAGCCAGCCAGCCCCAGCAGACGCATCCGAATGTGGCTGGAATGGTGCAAACCCTTCCCCAACCAAATGCCTACACCAGGGCCGCAGGGTAAGCCTGGCCCGCAGTCCTCGCCTCTGCCCCAGCAGCAGTCTCCCCCTGCCCATGCTGCCTCAACAACAGCCACAGCCCTCTCCGCAGCAACAGCAGGCTTTGAAGGTTGCGAAACAAATAGAGATGATGACCAAAgttcagcagcagcaacagcagctgcAAGAGTACAGGATGAATATGAACGTGAACGGCACGTGAACTGCATGAACCAACCTCGCATGATGACTCCCATGCAAATGATGGCCCCTCGTGGTCCTCAGATGGTTCAGAGCATGCAGCCTGGCCAGTGGCAAGCTGGGATGCAAGGGTCCATGCAGAATCCGCAGGCACCTCAGCCGCAGCAAGTGCCACCGCAGCAGATGGCCATGGCCCCGCAGCAGTCTCAGGTAACGCAGACACCGCAACAGGCGCAAATGATGCAGCGCGCCATGatgcagcaacagcagcagccgCGTCAGATGCAGGCAGTCATGCCGCCCCCAACAGGCGCAACCACAAGACCCCAGCAGCAACCAAG agcagcaacagcaacaacaggGAGAGCGATGCCTCCAGGACAAGGAAGATTCCCGCAACCTCAAGGCCCAGCCAGTTACTCGCAAATCCGCATGCAGCAGCAGATGGCAATGCAAGGAGGTGCCGGGCCAATGGGTCAGATGCAGCCCATGGCTCAGATGGGCCAGACTGGGATGAGCATGGACGCCCAGCAAAACATGCTGCAACAGCGCAtgctgcagcagcagcaacaacagcagcagcagatgcTGAAGCAGCAAATGGGATCACCGGCACAGGCCGCTTCCATGAGTCCCCAACCCCACATGCTTGCAGGACAGCCACAGGGAGCTCACCTGCCCGGACAGGCCATGGCCAACGTGCTGGGCAACCAAGTGAGGTCGCCTGCACCTGTGCATTCGCCCCGTCCCCCGTCCCAAGAGCCGCCACATTCCAGCCCGTCCCTGCGCATGCAGCCCCAGCACCACCCCAGCCTGGCGGGAGCCATGCCGGGCCCCATGGACCAGGCTCATCTGTGCACACCCGAACAGAGTGCAATGCTTCCGCAGCTGAACACGCCAAACCGTGGAGGGCTGACCAACGACTTGAGTATGGTTGGCGACACACCACGGAAGACACGTTAG